In Molothrus aeneus isolate 106 chromosome 4, BPBGC_Maene_1.0, whole genome shotgun sequence, the following are encoded in one genomic region:
- the ATP6V1B1 gene encoding V-type proton ATPase subunit B, kidney isoform has product MAATKVTAAATELAAAREHGLAVTRDFHSNPRLTYRTVCGVNGPLVVLDNVKFAQYAEIVNFTLPNGTTRSGQVLEVMGAKAIVQVFEGTSGIDAKATTCEFTGDILRTPVSEDMLGRVFNGSAKPIDSGPPVMAEDFLDINGQPINPHGRIYPEEMIQTGISPIDVMNSIARGQKIPIFSAAGLPHNEIAAQICRQAGLVKKSKDVVDFHEDNFAIVFAAMGVNMETARFFKSDFEQNGSMENVCLFLNLANDPTIERIITPRLALTTAEFLAYQCEKHVLVILTDMSSYAEALREVSAAREEVPGRRGFPGYMYTDLATIYERAGRVEGRNGSITQIPILTMPNDDITHPIPDLTGFITEGQIYVDRQLHNRQIYPPINVLPSLSRLMKSAIGEGMTRKDHGDVSNQLYACYAIGKDVQAMKAVVGEEALSADDLLYLEFLHKFEKHFISQGPYENRSIFESLDIGWQLLRIFPKQLLKRIPENILAEFYPREAKAPEQGTAL; this is encoded by the exons CCTACAGGACAGTGTGCGGTGTCAACGGGCCCCTGGTGGTGCTGGACAACGTCAAG TTCGCCCAGTACGCCGAGATCGTGAACTTCACCCTGCCCAACGGCACCACCCGCAGCGGGCAGGTGCTGGAGGTGATGGGAGCCAAGGCCATCGTGCAG GTGTTTGAGGGCACATCGGGCATCGATGCCAAGGCGACAACGTGCGAGTTCACGGGGGACATCCTGCGCACGCCGGTGTCCGAGGACATGCTGG gCCGCGTGTTCAACGGCTCCGCCAAACCCATCGACAGCGGCCCCCCGGTGATGGCCGAGGACTTCCTGGACATCAATG GCCAGCCCATCAACCCCCACGGGCGGATCTATCCCGAGGAGATGATCCAGACTGGGATCTCTCCCATCGACGTCATGAACAGCATCGCCCGCGGACAGAAAATTCCCATCTTCTCCGCCGCCGGGCTGCCCCACAACGAG ATCGCAGCTCAGATCTGCCGCCAGGCCGGGCTGGTGAAGAAATCCAAGGATGTGGTGGATTTCCACGAGGACAACTTTGCCATTGTCTTCGCGGCCATGGGG GTGAACATGGAGACCGCGCGGTTCTTCAAGTCGGACTTTGAGCAGAACGGCTCCATGGAGAACGTCTGCCTCTTCCTCAACCTGGCCAACGACCCCAC GATCGAGAGGATCATCACGCCGCGGCTGGCGCTGACCACAGCCGAGTTCCTGGCGTACCAGTGTGAGAAGCACGTGCTGGTCATCCTGACCGACATGAGCTCCTACGCCGAGGCCCTCAGAGAG gtgtcagcagccagggaggaggtgCCGGGCCGCCGCGGCTTCCCCGGCTACATGTACACGGACCTGGCCACCATCTACGAGCGCGCCGGGCGCGTGGAGGGCAGGAACGGCTCCATCACCCAGATCCCCATCCTCACCATGCCCAACGACG ACATCACCCACCCCATCCCCGACCTGACCGGGTTCATCACCGAGGGCCAGATCTACGTGGACCGGCAGCTCCACAACCGCCAG ATTTACCCCCCCATCAACGTTCTGCCGTCCCTGTCCCGGCTGATGAAATCGGCCATCGGAGAGGGAATGACCAGGAAGGACCACGGGGACGTGTCCAACCAGCTG TACGCCTGCTACGCCATCGGGAAGGACGTGCAGGCCATGAAGGCCGTGGTGGGCGAGGAGGCCCTGTCCGCCGACGACCTCCTGTACCTGGAGTTCCTGCACAAGTTCGAGAAGCACTTCATCTCCCAGG GTCCCTACGAGAACCGGAGCATTTTCGAGTCGCTGGACAttggctggcagctcctgcgCATCTTCCCCAAGCAGCTCCTCAAGCGCATCCCCGAGAACATCCTGGCGGAGTTCTACCCCCGCGAGGCCAAGGCGCCCGAGCAGGGCACGGCCCTGTGA